One window of Eublepharis macularius isolate TG4126 chromosome 17, MPM_Emac_v1.0, whole genome shotgun sequence genomic DNA carries:
- the PITPNA gene encoding phosphatidylinositol transfer protein alpha isoform, whose product MVLVKEYRVILPVSVEEYQVGQLYSVAEASKNETGGGEGVEVLVNEPYERDGERGQYTHKIYHLQSKVPPFVKMVAPEGALNIHEKAWNAYPYCRTVITNEYMKDDFLIKIETWHKADLGTQENVHKLDPNEWKNVEAVYIDIADRSQVLTKDYKPEEDPAKFKSIKTGRGPLGPNWKKEIGKQADCPYMCAYKLVTVKFKWWGLQNKVENFIQKQERRLFTNFHRQLFCWLDKWVDLTMEDIRRMEDDTKRQLDEMREKDPLKGTSAATDD is encoded by the exons ATGGTGCTCGTCAAGGAATA TCGCGTGATTTTGCCTGTGTCAGTGGAGGAG TATCAAGTGGGGCAGCTATACTCTGTGGCAGAAGCCAGCAAAAACGAAACAGGTGGAGGAGAAGGGGTTGAAGTCCTGGTGAATGAACCCTATGAGCGCGATGGAGAACGTGGCCAGTACACACACAAGATTTACCACTTGCAGAG CAAAGTCCCCCCTTTTGTGAAAATGGTGGCCCCAGAGGGAGCCTTGAATATCCATGAGAAAGCATGGAATGCATATCCTTACTGTCGAACGG TTATTACA AATGAGTACATGAAAGATGATTTTTTGATCAAAATTGAAACCTGGCACAAAGCAGACCTCGGGACACAGGAGAAT GTACATAAACTAGACCCCAATGAATGGAAAAATGTGGAAGCCGTCTATATAGACATTGCAGACCGGAGTCAAGTTCTTACAAAG GATTATAAGCCAGAAGAAGACCCTGCAAAATTTAAATCTATCAAGACAGGTCGTGGCCCTCTGGGGCCCAACTGGAAG AAGGAGATTGGCAAGCAGGCAGACTGTCCGTACATGTGTGCATACAAGCTAGTAACAGTCAAATTCAAATGGTGGGGTCTGCAGAACAAAGTCGAGAACTTTATACAGAAG CAAGAAAGGCGGCTTTTCACAAATTTTCACCGGCAGCTATTCTGTTGGCTTGATAAATGGGTTGACCTGACAATGGAAGATATTCGCAGAATGGAAGATGACACCAAGAGGCAGCTGGATGAA ATGAGAGAGAAGGATCCCCTGAAAGGAACGTCGGCTGCTACAGATGACTAG